The DNA region CGGCCACCGACTCGGTCGGGACTTCCTGGCCGTGTCCGGGATGGCTCGCATTCGGTCCCACCTGAAGGGATTATCCCGCTCGACCACCGAGAGACGGATATGCAGTGCTGTGGCCGGTTTCCGATGATCTCAGAGAGCGAGAGTGAGAGCACCCGCGACCGAAGCCGGTCAGAGGTGGCACCGTGACCGAGGAGGTCCTCCCGGCAGAGCCCCTCTCGCCACTCGCCGGTCTCGTCGACAAGGTACTCGCCGCCGTCGGCTACGACGTGGCGGCCGCCATCGACGCCATCGACGACGCCGTCCCCGGCTTCGGTGGGCTGTTCGACCCCGGGACCAGCCCGACCGAACTCCGTCGCGCACTCGAGAACCTGCAGACGTCGGAACTCGCCCGGCCGCCGGTCCAGGAAGCGACGGGCGACGACTTCATCCTCTACGTCGACGGCAGTTCACGCGGCAACCCCGGGCCCGCCGGCGCGGGCGCCGTCATCATGGACGCCGACGAGAACGAACTCGCCCGTCTCGGCCGACCCGTGGGCTCCAACTCGGGAAACAACACCGCCGAGTACGTCGCCCTCCAGCTCGGCCTCGCCGAACTTCTAACCCGCTACGAACCACGCAAACTTGAGGTGCGCATCGACTCGATGACGGTCATCCGGGACGTCTGGGGCGGCGATACCCCGACTGAACCGGGGGTCGATTCCTACAGCGGGGCCATCGCTACCG from Haloarchaeobius amylolyticus includes:
- a CDS encoding ribonuclease HI family protein, with amino-acid sequence MTEEVLPAEPLSPLAGLVDKVLAAVGYDVAAAIDAIDDAVPGFGGLFDPGTSPTELRRALENLQTSELARPPVQEATGDDFILYVDGSSRGNPGPAGAGAVIMDADENELARLGRPVGSNSGNNTAEYVALQLGLAELLTRYEPRKLEVRIDSMTVIRDVWGGDTPTEPGVDSYSGAIATALSRIPEHHYTHLADSDPNPADALATVGADIAALGP